From Lycorma delicatula isolate Av1 chromosome 13, ASM4794821v1, whole genome shotgun sequence, a single genomic window includes:
- the LOC142333982 gene encoding uncharacterized protein LOC142333982 produces the protein MTNFKLHYLFYKTKSKEMLIILLDYFDVKNIFDITNNLPSIITAAIRLGMDIKMIRRLIDRGGSINDRDVRHVSPLLQSIKSKRNVNFVKEILEMGANVNEICDDVRNTILHITVSNFCSGDDIEVIRLLIDSGANINAQNDSHEIPLTKLPLNADEDLWLQLIKRRLRTDDYAMFFFDKYTVHRICNRLLYLALRNNCCADCITEIIHNGAYDDETLNVNGDENDGWTWINTIITCDKVEIKNKLINVGADVNKCDSDGITPLMYAIKNNNNENIGRLINAKANVNAMDIYGRTSLYYAVMYCNKDLVDLLLNKGADISKISNGYDQFWFNIEVVKKSNDKFMAELITYFIRVSINKDKIRDVCGQTFLMYAIELNVNKNIIYNMLYSGANVDNVNATDNKGYSPLIYAIKYECDIDIIIKLIEQGADVNVIDNNGLTPLKHALHSHMFKEIIQTLIDNCVDIHKGADVNICDSKGLTPIMYAILYGEKSIKTEIISTLIESGAHNIKMCYDNIVEGVIVDDVNKIVEILERNTNEIKRIMTNFKLYYLFYKTKSKEMLIILLDYFDVKNIFDITNNLPSIITAAIRLGMDIKMIRRLIDRGGSINDTDVRHVSPLLQSIKSKRNVNFIKDMLELGANVNETCDYDRNSILHIAVSNFCYSDDIKVIKLLIDSGAGINERNLYRELPLMKLPLNADEDLWLELINGRLYIDQYTINYSLRDSFLSNVASKTSRIEQFSDILDDNRFPIDIVNKICNRLLYLALSNNCCADCITKIIHNGADVNEMKYHDEILNFIADENDCTKPLLIALKLNRDKEIISALIDNGADVNAIDGHGLTPLLHAINKNYKVEIINKLINLGADVNKCDSDGVTPLMYAIKNNNNENIKRLINAEASVNAMDIYGRTSLCYAVIYCNDEDVVNLLINKGADISKISDGYDQFWFKIEVVKKSNDKFMAELITNRNKDKIRDVCGQTFLMYAIELNMNKNIIYNMLHSGADINATDNKGYSPLIYAIKYECDIDIIIKLIEQGADVNVIDNNGLTPLKHALHSHMFKEIIQILIDNGVEINTHNQNNNILLLYLLKDVNYNKEHVNFVIQKGADVNICDNKGLTPIMYAILYGEKSIKTEIISILIESGAHVDAVNKDGHTALCHAFFQKNYENEILILLLDNGASVRKYLAYLGKSETPLIYAENYSTGVKIITELLYCKEDINEIDDNDNTSFLCKLFAFHHQLAFLLICDHKDLVKKDKPLIFNIFRTAPDIYVEKLFYSDLDMNDLYGYHGIKWGQVNYRRIVKLSKAVLEKHGYAELTDFHLNTPLHFSSSQDEINMLIIHANVDVTARNKYGTLTCHNVLQNGFFQNAEKPFIKHLLLVFPEELDRYSRVKLHYTDFINDCNVELNKMQSINIVDNLCFFKFCCKLSDYEMNLIKESENFCIYNDEQINQLFPIYYDIIIMKIKKCKIDLSKRYLINSLEKLIISNRIIKSYNPKKYEDDLNNCTVEHSDKLCECVFLNYDILYSISKYLYERHVVNLLRVSLYILTDTMFRTDLNIIYLLLKFFLKRKASRDEFVPSNGKSNEVSKVSKRTLKMFQGPPKHNIKMCYDNIVEGIVDDDVDKVVEILERNTDEIKRIMTNFKLYYLFYKTKSKEMLIILLDYFDVKNIFDITNNLPSIITAAIRLGMDIKMIRRLIDRGGSINDRDVRHVSPLLQSIKSKRNVNFIKEILEMGADVNKKCDLVGNSILHIAVSNFCSGDDIKVIKLLIDSGGNTNAENYFLETPIMKLPLNADEDLWLELIKRRLYIVESRFVRDSFYDTFLTNVASKTSRVKQFFDILNYNQFTTDTMNKICNRLLHLALKNNCSADGVIEIIHNGADVNEMKYHDEILNFIADENDCTKPLLIALKLNRDKEIISALIDNGADVNAIDGHGLTPLLHAINKNYKVEIINKLINLGADVNKCDSDGVTPLMYAIKNNNNENIKRLINAEASVNAMDIYGRTSLCYAVMYCNDEDVVNLLINKGADISKISDGYDQFWFNIEVVKKSNDKFMAELITNRNKDKIRDVCGQTFLVYAIELNMNKNIIYNMLHSGADINATDNKGYSPLIYAIKYECDIDIIIKLIEQGADVNVIDNNGLTPLKHALHSHMFKEIIQILIDNGVEINTNNENNNILLLYLLKDVNYNKEHVNFVIQKGADVNICDNKGLTPIMYAILYGEKSIKTEIISILIESGAHVDAVDKDGHTALCHAFFQKNYENKILILLLDNGASVRKYLAYLGESETPLINAVRCRKRVEIIIELLYCKEDINENDKYHKSFLSRLYTFNVELAFLLISDHKDLLKKDKSLIFNIFKSVWWIYFEKIFFCSDLNINDLDEVHQRRLNYTRDKKKIVKLMKAVLEKCCYAKLTDSKLNTPLHFTVLPDVINVLIIYGNADVTARNNIGEITCHNVLQYRRSNYSRIVPFIKHLLLVLPEELDRYSRVKLHYTDFINDCNVELNKMQSINIVDNLCFFKFCCKLSDYEMNLIKESGNFCVYNDERIKQLFPIYSDIIIMKIKKCKIDFSKRYLINALEKLIISNRIIKSYNPKKYEADKNNCCTVEHSDKLCECVFLNYDVLYFISKYLYERHIVKLLLASL, from the exons atgacaaattttaaattacattatttattttataagacaaaaagtaaagaaatgttgattattttattggattattttgatgttaaaaatatttttgatataaccaataaTTTACCATCAATTATTACTGCTGCTATAAGGCTTGGTATGGATATCAAAATGATAAGACGATTGATTGACAGAGGTGGAAGTATTAACGATAGAGATGTAAGACATGTTTCACCATTATTACAATctataaagagtaaaagaaatgtaaatttcgtaaaggaaatattagaaatgggtgcaaatgttaatgaaatatgtgacgatgtaagaaatacaatattacatataacagtaagtaatttttgtagTGGTGACGATATTGAAGTTATTAGATTATTGATAGATTCAGGTGCAAATATAAATGCCCAAAATGATTCCCATGAAATACCTTTAACGAAATTACCATTGAATGCAGATGAAGATTTGTGGTTACAACTTATAAAGAGAAGACTACGTACCGATGATTACGCGATGTTTTTTTTCGATAAAT ATACAGTGCATAGAATATGTAATCGTCTTCTATATTTGGCACTACGTAATAACTGTTGTGCTGAttgtattacagaaattattcatAATGGTGCATATGATGATGAAACGTTAAACGTTAATGGTGATGAAAATGATG GATGGACATGGATTAACACCATTATTACATGcgataaagtagaaataaaaaataaattgataaatgtaGGTGCAGACGTTAATAAATGTGATTCTGATGGAATTACTCCTTTAATGTatgctattaaaaataacaataatgagaATATCGGAAGATTGATTAATGCTAAAGCCAATGTAAATGCAATGGATATATATGGCAGAACAAGTTTATATTATGCTGTTATGTATTGTAATAAAGATTTAGTTGATTTACTTCTTAATAAAGGAGCTgatattagtaaaataagtaaTGGTTACGATCAGTTTTGGTTCAACATAGAAGTTGTGAAGAAAAGCAATGATAAATTTATGGCTgaacttattacttattttatccgTGTTTCTATAAACAAGGATAAAATAAGAGATGTATGTggtcaaacatttttaatgtatgcaatagaattaaatgtgaataaaaatattatttataatatgttatatagTGGGGCCAATGTAGACAATGTGAATGCAACTGATAACAAAGGATATTCACCTCTAATTTACGCTATAAAGTATGAATGTGATATCGATATCATTATTAAACTCATAGAACAAGGAGCTGATGTTAACGTAATCGATAATAACGGATTAACACCGTTGAAACATGCTCTTCATTCTcatatgtttaaagaaataatacaaacacTTATTGATAATTGTGTTGACATACac AAAGGTGCTGATGTAAATATTTGTGATAGCAAAGGTTTAACGCCAATAATGTATGCTATATTATAcggtgaaaaaagtattaaaacagaaattatatctaCATTAATTGAAAGTGGCGCACAT AACATAAAGATGTGTTACGATAATATTGTTGAAGGAGTTATTGTTGATGATgtcaataaaattgttgaaatattggaaaggaatacaaatgaaatcaaaaggataatgacaaattttaaattatactatttattttataagacaaaaagtaaagaaatgttgattattttattggattattttgatgttaaaaatatttttgatataaccaataaTTTACCATCAATTATTACTGCTGCTATAAGGCTTGGTATGGATATCAAAATGATAAGACGATTGATTGACAGAGGTGGAAGTATTAACGATACAGATGTAAGACACGTTTCACCTTTATTACAATctataaagagtaaaagaaatgtaaatttcataaaagatatGTTAGAATTGGGTGCAAATGTTAATGAAACATGTGATTATGATAGAAATTCAATATTACATATAGcagtaagtaatttttgttacagtgatgatatcaaagttattaaattgTTGATAGATTCAGGTGCAGGTATCAATGAAAGGAATTTATATCGTGAATTACCATTAATGAAATTGCCATTGAATGCAGATGAAGATTTGTGGTTAGAACTTATAAACGGAAGACTATATATCGACCAATAcacaataaattattctttacgcGATTCCTTTTTAAGTAATGTAGCGTCTAAAACAAGTAGAATTGAACAGTTTTCAGATATACTTGATGATAATCGATTCCCTATAGACATagtgaataaaatatgtaatcgtCTTCTATATTTGGCACTGAGTAATAATTGTTGTGCTGattgtattacaaaaatcattcataatggtgcagatgttaatgaaatgaaataccatgatgaaattttaaactttatcgcCGATGAAAATGATTGTACTAAACCATTATTAATAGCTTTAAAGCTTAATAGAGATAAGGAAATTATATCAGCACTTATTGATAACGGTGCAGATGTTAATGCCATTGATGGACATGGATTAACACCATTATTAcatgcgataaataaaaattacaaagtggaaataataaataaattgataaatttaggtGCAGACGTCAATAAATGTGATTCTGATGGAGTTACTCCTTTAATGtatgctattaaaaataataataatgagaacaTCAAAAGATTGATTAATGCTGAAGCCAGTGTAAATGCAATGGATATATATGGCAGAACAAGTTTATGTTATGCTGTTATATATTGTAATGATGAAGATGtagttaatttacttattaataaaggaGCTGATATTAGTAAAATAAGTGATGGTTACGATCAGTTTTGGTTCAAAATAGAAGTTGTGAAGAAAAGCAATGATAAATTTATGGCTGAACTTATTACTAATAGAAACAAGGATAAAATAAGAGATGTATGTggtcaaacatttttaatgtatgcaatagaattaaatatgaataaaaatattatttataatatgttacatAGTGGGGCCGATATTAATGCAACTGATAACAAAGGATATTCACCTCTAATTTACGCTATAAAGTATGAATGTGATATCGATATCATTATTAAACTCATAGAACAAGGAGCTGATGTTAACGTAATCGATAATAACGGATTAACACCTTTAAAACATGCTCTTCATTCTcatatgtttaaagaaataatacaaatacttatTGATAATGGTGTTGAAATAAACAcacataatcaaaataataatatacttttattgtatttattaaaagatgttaattataataaagaacatGTGAATTTTGTGATTCAGAAAGGTGCTGATGTTAATATTTGTGATAACAAAGGTTTAACGCCAATAATGTATGCTATACTATAtggtgaaaaaagtattaaaacagaaattatatctatattaatTGAAAGTGGCGCACATGTAGATGCTGTTAATAAAGATGGTCATACAGCTTTATGCCatgcattttttcaaaaaaattatgaaaacgaaATTCTGATTTTACTATTAGATAATGGAGCAAGTGTTCGTAAATATTTGGCATATCTTGGTAAAAGTGAAACACCTTTAATTTACGCTGAAAATTATAGTACAGgtgtaaaaattataactgaacttttatattgtaaagaagatattaatgagattgatgataatgataatacatcatttttatgtaagttatttGCTTTTCATCACCAGCTTGCTTTTTTGCTTATCTGTGATCATAAAGATTTAGTAAAGAAAGATAAGCCactgattttcaatatttttagaactGCTCCagatatttatgttgaaaaattattttatagcgaTTTAGATATGAACGATTTGTATGGATACCATGGAATAAAATGGGGACAGGTAAATTACAGAAGAATTGTTAAATTGTCCAAAGCAGTTTTAGAAAAACATGGTTACGCTGAATTGACAGATTTTCATCTGAATACACCGCTTCATTTCAGTTCCTCACAAGATGAAATCAATATGTTAATTATACATGCTAATGTTGATGTTACTGCAAGAAATAAATATGGAACACTAACATGTCATAACGTGCTACAAAATGGTTTTTTTCAAAATGCagaaaaaccatttataaaacatttacttttagtttttccGGAAGAGTTGGATAGATACTCTCgagtaaaattacattatactgattttattaatgattgtaaTGTTGAATTAAATAAGATGCAATCCATAAATATAGtagataatttatgtttttttaaattttgttgtaaattatctgATTATGAGATGAATCTAATAAAAGaatctgaaaatttttgtatttacaatgaTGAGCAGATTAACCAACTGTTTccaatttattatgatataattattatgaaaataaaaaaatgtaagatcgatttaagtaaaagatatttaataaattctttggagaaattaattatatcaaatagaattattaaatcgTATAATCCTAAGAAATATGAAGacgatttaaataattgtactgTTGAACATTCTGATAAGTTATGCGAgtgtgtttttcttaattatgacatattatatagtatttctaaatatttgtatgaaagacatgttgttaatttattgcgTGTTTCATTGTA TATATTGACTGATACTATGTTCCGAAcagatttaaacattatttatttgcttttaaaattctttcttaaacgAAAAGCATCTCGAGATGAATTTGTTCCCAGCAACGGAAA AAGTAATGAAGTTTCAAAAGTGTCTAAAAGAACATTAAAGATGTTTCAAGGGCCTCCAAAACATAACATAAAGATGTGTTACGATAATATTGTTGAAGGAATTGTTGATGATGATGTGGATAAAGTTGTTGAAATATTGGAACGGAACACAGATGAAATCAAAAGgataatgacaaattttaaattatattatttattttataagacaaaaagtaaagaaatgttgattattttattggattattttgatgttaaaaatatttttgatataaccaataaTTTACCATCAATTATTACTGCTGCTATAAGGCTTGGTATGGATATCAAAATGATAAGACGATTGATTGACAGAGGTGGAAGTATTAACGATAGAGATGTAAGACATGTTTCACCATTATTACaatctataaaaagtaaaagaaatgtaaatttcataaaagaaatattagaaatgggtgcagatgtaaataaaaaatgtgaccTTGTTGGAAATTCAATATTACATATAgcagtaagtaatttttgtagTGGTGATgatatcaaagttattaaattgTTGATAGATTCGGGTGGAAATACCAATGCTGAGAACTATTTTCTTGAAACACCTATAATGAAATTACCATTGAATGCAGATGAAGATTTGTGGTTAGAACTTATAAAGAGAAGATTATACATTGTTGAAAGCAGATTTGTAAGGGATTCATTCTATGATACCTTCTTAACTAATGTAGCGTCTAAAACAAGTAGAGTTAAACAGTTTTTCGATATACTTAATTATAATCAATTCACTACagatacaatgaataaaatatgtaatcgtCTTCTACATTTAGCGCTGAAGAATAATTGTTCTGCTGATGGTGTTATAGAAATCATACATAATGGTGcagatgttaatgaaatgaaataccatgatgaaattttaaactttatcgcTGATGAAAATGATTGTACTAAACCATTATTAATAGCTTTAAAGCTTAATAGAGATAAGGAAATTATATCAGCACTTATTGATAATGGTGCAGATGTTAATGCCATTGATGGACATGGATTAACACCATTATTAcatgcgataaataaaaattacaaagtggaaataataaataaattgataaatttaggtGCAGACGTCAATAAATGTGATTCTGATGGAGTTACTCCTTTAATGtatgctattaaaaataataataatgagaacaTCAAAAGATTGATTAATGCTGAAGCCAGTGTAAATGCAATGGATATATATGGCAGAACAAGTTTATGTTATGCTGTTATGTATTGTAATGATGAAGATGtagttaatttacttattaataaaggaGCTGATATTAGTAAAATAAGTGATGGTTACGATCAGTTTTGGTTCAACATAGAAGTTGTGAAGAAAAGCAATGATAAATTTATGGCTGAACTTATTACTAATAGAAACAAGGATAAAATAAGAGATGTATGTGGTCAAACATTTTTAGTGTatgcaatagaattaaatatgaataaaaatattatttataatatgttacatAGTGGGGCCGATATTAATGCAACTGATAACAAAGGATATTCACCTCTAATTTACGCTATAAAGTATGAATGTGATATCGATATCATTATTAAACTCATAGAACAAGGAGCTGATGTTAACGTAATCGATAATAATGGATTAACACCTTTAAAACATGCTCTTCATTCTcatatgtttaaagaaataatacaaatacttatTGATAATGGtgttgaaataaacacaaataatgaaaataataatatacttttattgtatttattaaaagatgttaattataataaagaacatGTGAATTTTGTGATTCAGAAAGGTGCTGATGTTAATATTTGTGATAACAAAGGTTTAACGCCAATAATGTATGCTATACTATAtggtgaaaaaagtattaaaacagaaattatatctatattaatTGAAAGTGGCGCACATGTAGATGCTGTTGATAAAGATGGTCATACAGCTTTATGCCatgcattttttcaaaaaaattatgaaaacaaaattctgaTTTTACTATTAGATAATGGAGCAAGTGTTCGTAAATATTTGGCATATCTTGGTGAAAGTGAAACACCTTTAATTAATGCTGTAAGATGTAGAAAACGTGTTGAAATTATAATTgaacttttatattgtaaagaagatattaatgagaatgataaatatcataagtcatttttaagtagattatatacttttaatgttGAACTTGCCTTTTTGCTTATCTCTGATCATAAggatttattaaagaaagataagtcattgattttcaatatttttaaaagtgtttggtggatttattttgaaaaaatatttttttgtagcgatttaaatataaatgatctGGACGAAGTCCATCAAAGAAGACTGAACTACActcgagataaaaaaaaaatagttaaattgatGAAAGCAgttttagaaaaatgttgttaTGCTAAACTGACAGATTCTAAGTTGAATACACCACTTCATTTCACTGTTTTACCAGATGTTATCAATGTGTTAATTATATATGGTAATGCTGATGTTACTGCAAGAAATAATATTGGAGAAATAACATGTCACAATGTTTTACAATACAGACGCTCTAATTATAGCCGAATTGTAccgtttataaaacatttacttttagtaCTTCCTGAAGAGTTGGATAGATACTCTCgagtaaaattacattatactgattttattaatgattgtaaTGTTGAATTAAATAAGATGCAATCCATAAATATAGtagataatttatgtttttttaaattttgttgtaaattatctgATTATGAGATGAATCTAATAAAAGAATCTGgtaatttttgtgtttacaaTGATGAGCGAATTAAACAACTGTTCCCAATTTAttctgatataattattatgaaaataaaaaaatgtaagatcgattttagtaaaagatatttaataaatgctttagagaaattaattatatcaaatagaattattaaatcgTATAATCCTAAGAAATATGAAGCTGATAAGAATAATTGTTGTACTGTTGAACATTCTGATAAGTTATGTGAgtgtgtttttcttaattatgacgtattatattttatttctaaatatttgtacgAAAGACATATTGTTAAGTTATTGCTTGCTTCATTATAG